A region of Colletotrichum higginsianum IMI 349063 chromosome 10, whole genome shotgun sequence DNA encodes the following proteins:
- a CDS encoding Endoplasmic reticulum protein, which yields MAPPPPANVPLTQRLLLLAQTLQFAWFAGYGLSYFTFNYYSRVARFSYRLTFLSAALTYGIVVYKTLRARSKAGAKAPTSPLALAADENVQYLVMSLVWLLSPQYPLAMLPYAIYSVFHVATYTRANVIPTITPPKPIEPATGASPSGKPQYAHNPIADRIGAFVKEYYDASMSVVSSLEISLWVRLLVSAITFQRRSWILIAIYTAFLRARFSQSTHVQNSLAVFESRVDSAVGNQGTPPAARQAWETVKGGARQFYAYTDPNRYIGGASVPKKTS from the exons ATGGCTCCCCCTCCGCCCGCCAATGTCCCTCTGACCCAGAGGCTCCTGCTTCTCGCCCAGACCCTGCAAT TTGCTTGGTTTGCCGG ATATGGCCTTTCCTATTTCACCTTCAACTACTACAGCCGAGTCGCCCGCTTTAGCTATCGCCTCACTTTCCTCTCTGCCGCCCTGACGTACGGTATCGTCGTCTACAAGACGCTCAGGGCCCGCAGCAAGGCCGGGGCAAAGGCGCCCACCAGCCctctggctctggctgcTGATGAGAACGTTCAGTACCTGG TCATGTCCCTCGTCTGGCTTCTGTCTCCGCAGTACCCCCTGGCGATGCTCCCTTACGCCATTTACTCGGTCTTCCACGTCGCGACCTACACACGCGCCAATGTGATCCCCACCATCACCCCTCCCAAGCCCATCGAGCCTGCTACTGGTGCCTCTCCCAGCGGCAAGCCCCAGTACGCGCACAACCCGATCGCCGACAGAATTGGCGCTTTCGTCAAGGAGTACTACGACGCCTCCATGTCTGTGGTGTCCTCGCTCGAGATCTCTCTTTGGGTTCGCCTCCTGGTCTCCGCCATCACCTTCCAGCGCCGCTCCTGGATCTTGATTGCCATCTACACAGCATTCCTTCGTGCGCGCTTCTCCCAGAGCACCCACGTTCAAAACTCGCTTGCTGTCTTCGAGTCCCGCGTTGACTCGGCCGTCGGCAACCAGGGAACCCCTCCCGCTGCTCGCCAGGCCTGGGAGACGGTCAAGGGAGGCGCGCGCCAGTTCTACGCCTACACCGACCCCAACCGGTACATTGGTGGTGCCTCTGTCCCCAAGAAGACCTCGTAA
- a CDS encoding Proline dehydrogenase has product MKTPIGLFAVRRPSGTSTTVVRSDKRTYGKPTRPRLGAANSPQVTIPGASDTVPLVHNPTASRAPVEGSPLSGLSTGTLLRSLLITTISSHRLLLIPALKTLSFLAKPGRPAILSVDRNPVLHAILRKTFYDQFCTGETAAETRACVQRLKGLGFRGIILTYAKETVFDHLTQSAVEHGKVSGASVGGFDADIEDWKRGTLETAAQIEEGDFLAIKLTGAGRAVTSAFAADELPPKQMQDALNEIATTCKHRGIKIIVDAESTHFQKTIDRVTLELMRRFNREGTAAVYNTYQAYLKHTPDNIASHLSEAAKDEFTLGLKLVRGAYILSDNRSLIHDTKEDTDAAYNSISQGAVKRHIGEFGSQDPGSKAFPSVDLLLASHNKESLFAALELHQERLRSNLPTVPISFGQLHGMSDEVSFSLLRAGSPRDGLEGPSVYKCSTWGTMGECLAYLLRRAVENRDAVLRTTDEHRAVKSECWRRISSVFSV; this is encoded by the exons ATGAAGACACCCATAGGACTTTTTGCCGTCAGGCGTCCGTCGGGAACCTCAACAACGGTTGTCAGATCAGACAAGCGCACCTACGGGAAACCGACCAGGCCCAGACTCGGGGCGGCCAACTCACCACAAGTGACGATACCCGGGGCGAGCGACACCGTTCCCTTGGTTCATAATCCGACCGCATCACGAGCGCCCGTGGAAGGTTCTCCTCTGTCGGGTTTGTCGACGGGCACACTGCTCAGGTCGTTGCTCATCACCACGATCTCGtcccaccgcctcctcctcatcccggCGCTCAAGACCCTGTCATTCCTCGCCAAGCCGGGACGGCCGGCGATCCTCAGCGTCGACCGCAACCCGGTGCTGCACGCCATCTTGCGCAAAACGTTTTACGACCAGTTCTGCACGGGGGAGACGGCAGCCGAGACGCGGGCGTGCGTGCAGCGGCTCAAGGGCCTGGGGTTCCGCGGTATCATCCTGACATACGCAAAGGAGACTGTGTTTGACCACCTGACGCAGTCGGCCGTCGAGCACGGGAAGGTCTCTGGCGCGTCGGTTGGCGGGTTCGATGCCGACATTGAGGATTGGAAAAGAGGCACACTGGAAACCGCGGCGCAGATTGAGGAAGGGGACTTCCTCGCCATCAA GTTGACCGGGGCAGGCCGCGCTGTCACTTCCGCCTTTGCGGCTGATGAGCTCCCGCCGAAGCAAATGCAAGACGCCCTGAACGAGATAGCCACGACTTGCAAGCATCGCGGTATCAAGATCATCGTCGACGCAGAGTCGACCCATTTTCAGAAGACCATCGACAGAGTCACGCTGGAGCTCATGCGTCGGTTCAACAGGGAAGGGACCGCTGCTGTTTACAACACCTACCAGGCCTACCTCAAACACACGCCTGACAACATCGCCAGTCACCTCtccgaggcggccaaggatGAATTTACTCTGGGTCTCAAACTTGTGAGGGGAGCTTACATCCTTTCCGACAACAGATCGTTGATCCACGACACGAAGGAGGACACCGATGCGGCGTACAACTCCATCTCCCAAGGCGCTGTCAAGAGACATATTGGGGAGTTCGGCAGCCAGGACCCCGGGTCCAAAGCCTTCCCTTCGGTAGACCTGCTTCTCGCGAGCCACAACAAGGAGAGCCTCTTCGCCGCGCTGGAGCTCCACCAGGAACGCCTGAGGAGCAACCTGCCCACGGTGCCCATCTCCTTCGGCCAGCTCCACGGCATGTCGGATGAGGTCAGCTTCTCGCTGCTTCGGGCCGGGAGCCCGAGAGACGGCCTGGAGGGGCCGAGCGTATACAAATGCTCGACGTGGGGGACGATGGGCGAGTGTCTGGCGTATCTGCTGAGGAGGGCGGTGGAGAATCGGGACGCGGTGCTGAGGACGACAGACGAGCACCGCGCTGTCAAGAGCGAGTGTTGGAGGCGGATAAGCTCAGTCTTTTCCGTCTAG
- a CDS encoding Tap domain protein: MKESPVLRLVLSLAAFVIPVAAVKIPQPVGPVHQDIQGPIVWTACPGDIRPFRGSNNSLALQCTNFSVPLNHNDLGGPQVQLGIVKLPAQGKRIGNLFVNPGGPGGAASSMLVGVASKRLYISDAVRQNFDMIGMDPRGVGLSTPQRCDTNLANQPSEFDATTPEGFQKLVDYNKAVGESCRALTGPLFDHMDTISVAKDMEAVRVAIGNEPMNYFGVSYGTQLGAQFAALFPGTIRAMALDGMLQHTGSYASNIMTQATSLDATIQEFFRFCEANEKNCGEDGRNIRQTWDKALEVAAAGNLKAAECDGTIKTRCLPVATPNNIIGAARSTLQFSKDRGSFAESLKSAAAGNGSSFTSRLLSGDVFSDSRSLSITTVQCQDGHFLAAKDHFEVQRIAEMTRTFTGTPGMAEFWRRVIDCTGYPVNVTNPRAALSIKNTQNPVLLVHSRFDPATSFVYAAGMAEEFQDATLVLRDGSGHTSYLLEGDASRLVDDYLINLKIPPRGTVVQS; this comes from the exons ATGAAAGAGTCACCAGTCCTCCGCTTGGTCCTGAGCCTTGCGGCCTTCGTCATTCCCGTGGCGGCCGTCAAGATTCCTCAGCCCGTTGGACCAGTTCATCAAGATATTCAGGGACCCATAGTATGGACTGCTTGCCCCGGCGATATTCGACCGTTCAGAGGCAGCAACAACTCCTTGGCTCTTCAATGCACGAACTTCTCAGTTCCACTGAATCACAATGACCTCGGTGGCCCTCAAGTCCAACTAGGAATTGTGAAGCTGCCAGCTCAAGGCAAGCGCATCGGCAACCTTTTTGTGAATCCCGGCGGACCAGGGGGGGCAGCGTCGAGCATGCTTGTCGGGGTAGCCTCTAAGCGACTTTACATCAGCGATGCAGTCCGCCAAAACTTCGATATGATCGGCATGGACCCTCGGGGCGTTGGCTTGAGCACACCGCAGAGATGCGACACGAACCTGGCCAACCAGCCGAGTGAGTTCGATGCGACCACGCCCGAAGGCTTTCAGAAACTAGTTGACTACAACAAAGCTGTCGGCGAGTCTTGTCGAGCGTTGACGGGCCCCCTTTTCGATCACATGGACACCATCTCTGTGGCCAAAGACATGGAAGCTGTGCGCGTTG CTATTGGAAACGAGCCAATGAACTACTTCGGGGTGTCATATGGAACTCAACTGGGTGCCCAATTCGCTGCGTTATTCCCGGGCACGATACGTGCCATGGCACTTGACGGGATGCTGCAGCACACCGGGTCGTATGCGTCAAACATCATGACGCAGGCAACTTCCTTGGACGCGACTATACAGGAATTCTTCCGGTTCTGCGAAGCCAACGAAAAGAACTGTGGGGAGGATGGCCGGAATATCAGGCAGACCTGGGACAAGGCCCTCGAAGTTGCTGCCGCGGGAAAtctcaaggccgccgagtgTGACGGGACAATCAAGACCCGGTGCCTCCCGGTAGCCACCCCAAACaacatcatcggcgccgccagaTCTACCTTGCAATTCTCGAAAGATCGCGGGAGTTTTGCGGAATCCCTTAAAAGTGCGGCTGCCGGCAACGGGTCTTCCTTCACCTCTCGTCTGCTATCCGGAGACGTCTTTTCAGACTCCCGGTCGTTGTCGATCACGACCGTGCAGTGTCAAGACGGGCACTTCCTCGCCGCAAAAGACCATTTCGAGGTGCAGCGGATAGCCGAGATGACCCGGACCTTCACGGGCACGCCGGGCATGGCGGAGTTTTGGCGCAGAGTCATCGACTGCACCGGCTACCCGGTCAACGTCACCAACCCGCGGGCGGCTCTGAGTATCAAGAACACGCAGAATCCGGTGCTGCTGGTCCACTCGAGGTTTGACCCCGCGACTAGCTTTGTATATGCGGCTGGTATGGCGGAGGAGTTTCAGGACGCAACGCTGGTTCTCAGAGACGGGTCGGGTCACACGAGCTATCTCTTGGAGGGCGACGCATCGCGCCTGGTGGATGATTACTTGATCAACTTGAAGATCCCGCCGCGGGGAACAGTGGTTCAGAGCTAA
- a CDS encoding Dual specificity phosphatase, which translates to MASILRQIVAGPRARHAESDLDLCYVTSNIIATSGPSGTYPQRAYRNPLDRLVTFLDSKHKDNWAIWEFRAEGTGYPDDEVYGRVRHYPWPDHHPPPFRLIPMIMASMRNWLHGGNLEKGDVAIGAVDKTAEANTERVVVVHCKAGKGRSGTVSCSYLISECGWKPEEALTRFTERRMRPKFGAGVSIPSQLRTITYVDRWTKGGKKYIDRAIEIVEIHVWGLRSGVKFDVEGFTEEGKKIEVFHTFKKSERIVVQGDAPSGGGVGRMMTDMATVGVKPTEKAPKAAPLSEPTNTNNVRKPSSEVKADEDETAKNDGSTSSSETMKLRNAKTTSLIRDPGLDHGANQTRSETEVPTTIHSSTQSAGKSSEGEDSEPGGMAVILKPKETIRIPNSDVNISVERRNRTSSSMGLTMVTAVAHVWFNVFFEGNGPEQDGKADASGVFEIDWEAMDGIKGSSRKGSRAFDKIAVVWRVADSQRAEDGGDEVAPTDGEIITEPSTNSPVPQMRPADWKGNNKEDPIAEKHLGLRTENPESADVSRASSVKDADIKDGNDTDSLEGVKTSGPFGEEKLDAGDVDVKKIEKEVGEATSSLNRQDPGPELLSSPDTAGGTTDQGTAEVKK; encoded by the exons ATGGCCTCCATATTGCGACAGATTGTCGCCGGGCCGCGAGCACGACACGCCGAGTCGGATCTGGACCTTTGCTATGTTACGTCCAACATTATCGCAAC CTCCGGTCCGTCTGGCACCTACCCCCAACGAGCCTACCGAAACCCCCTCGACCGGTTAGTGACCTTCCTCGACTCGAAGCACAAGGATAACTGGGCGATTTGGGAGTTCCGCGCCGAAGGAACAGGATACCCGGATGACGAGGTCTACGGTCGCGTCCGGCATTACCCATGGCCCGACCACCACCCACCGCCGTTCCGTCTGATACCCATGATCATGGCTAGTATGCGGAACTGGCTACACGGGGGCAACCTCGAAAAGGGAGACGTCGCGATAGGCGCTGTGGACAAGACGGCCGAAGCCAACACGGAGAGAGTCGTGGTTGTCCACTgcaaggccggcaagggcaGAAGCGGCACCGTGTCATGCAGCTACCTCATCTCCGAGTGTGGGTGGAAGCCCGAAGAGGCTCTCACGAGATTCACCGAACGGAGGATGCGACCCAAGTTCGGTGCCGGCGTCTCCATCCCCAGCCAGCTGCGGACCATTACCTATGTCGACCGGTGGACGAAGGGCGGGAAGAAGTACATCGATCGGGCCATCGAGATTGTTGAGATACACGTGTGGGGACTCCGCAGCGGCGTCAagttcgacgtcgagggctttacagaagaaggaaagaagatCGAGGTCTTCCACACTTTCAAGAAGAGCGAGAGGATCGTTGTCCAAGGCGATGCGCCGAGCGGAGGAGGCGTTGGCCGCATGATGACTGACATGGCGACCGTTGGTGTCAAGCCTACCGAGAAAGCTCCCAAGGCGGCCCCGCTTTCTGAGCCTACCAATACGAACAATGTCCGAAAGCCCAGCTCTGAGGTgaaggccgacgaggacgagactGCTAAGAACGATGGTTCCACATCGTCAAGCGAGACAATGAAACTTCGTAACGCAAAGACAACTTCCCTCATCCGAGACCCTGGGTTGGACCATGGTGCGAACCAGACAAGAAGCGAGACTGAAGTTCCAACGACAATTCACTCCAGCACGCAGTCTGCCGGGAAATCCAGCGAGGGTGAGGATAGCGAACCAGGCGGCATGGCTGTCATTCTCAAGCCGAAGGAGACGATTCGTATTCCCAATAGCGACGTTAACATTTCCGTGGAGCGCCGCAACCGCACGTCCTCATCAATGGGCCTCACAATGGtgaccgccgtcgcccacgTCTGGTTTAACGTCTTCTTCGAGGGCAACGGTCCGGAGCAAGATGGCAAAGCCGACGCCAGCGGTGTGTTCGAGATCGACTGGGAGGCTATGGACGGCATCAAGGGCTCCAGTAGGAAAGGGTCTCGCGCTTTCGACAAGATCGCTGTGGTGTGGCGTGTCGCCGACTCACAACgagccgaggacggcggcgacgaggtcgcgcCGACGGATGGTGAGATAATTACGGAACCCTCGACCAACTCGCCTGTACCGCAGATGAGGCCCGCCGACTGGAAGGGCAACAACAAGGAGGACCCGATCGCTGAGAAACATCTAGGACTGAGGACCGAGAACCCCGAGAGCGCGGATGTGAGCCGGGCGAGCAGCGTCAAGGACGCAGACATCAAGGACGGAAACGATACGGATTCCCTCGAGGGTGTCAAGACAAGCGGTCCTTTTGGCGAGGAGAAATTGGACGCTGGTGATGTCGATGTCAAGAAAatcgagaaggaggtggGTGAGGCTACTAGTAGCCTGAACAGACAGGACCCTGGCCCAGAATTGCTGAGCTCTCCTGATACCGCGGGCGGGACGACAGATCAGGGAACCGCGGAAGTGAAGAAGTGA
- a CDS encoding p-type ATPase: MAPAEFPFGFGPFQRMLFKTCPSFKKFPILLSSPVVISILIRHLHCSVYIGTSYGLVRTLDTRARRSSSSNSFPQTHAFRLGSSGFPTVAMAISSMGTAMIAVGAICLVANTLFVGLRLYTRMFIMKPLRFNDALLFLALGAFGALFGLLVLGVQGGIGGKILDTTIDGISLVLKVLFFLEIIYVVLTSAMKGSIALTFIHLSRSRLLTSLFWVSIAMDFAISAAFIIYLLVQCKPIDYAWRMLDAKAKGTCLPLTGQLYMGYALSIVTAALDILLMVSPWIMMRGRGLNPTLKLYIYGIFGLGIFATIANIIRLVALVKLKNSNDQLLDAAPVFMWSAVEVSIGIVIAGLIELGPLAAKLGLKGFESYARLDDFHMPTKPISGPIIEEYEMGRGKI, from the exons ATGGCACCCGCGGAGTTTCCTTTCGGGTTCGGTCCATTTCAACGAATGCTTTTTAAAACCTGTCCTTCGTTCAAGAAGTTTCCCATCTTGCTCTCATCGCCGGTGGTCATCAGCATTCTCATCCGCCATCTACATTGTAGCGTTTATATCGGCACTTCCTACGGTCTGGTCCGGACACTAGACACTCGTGCGCGCcggtcatcgtcgtccaacTCTTTTCCACAAACGCACGCCTTCCGTCTTGGAAGCTCCGGTTTCCCCACAGTCGCAATGGCGATCTCCAGCATGGGCACGGCGATGATCGCCGTGGGGGCAATCTGTCTGGTTGCCAATACCCTATTCGTTGGCCTCCGCCTCTATACTCGGATGTTCATCATGAAACCCCTTCGGTTCAACGACGCTCTACTTTTTCTTGCACTG GGCGCATTCGGAGCTCTCTTCGGCCTCCTTGTCCTGGGGGTCCAGGGCGGCATTGGCGGGAAAATTCTGGACACCACCATTGATGGGATTTCCCTCGTCCTCAAGGTCCTCTTTTTCCTGGAAATCATCTACGTAGTACTCACATCCGCCATGAAAGGGAGTATCGCTCTCACCTTCATCCACCTATCGCGCTCCAGGCTCCTGACGTCCCTTTTTTGGGTCTCCATTGCCATGGACTTCGCCATCAGCGCTGCTTTCATCATCTATTTGCTCGTCCAATGCAAACCCATCGATTACGCCTGGAGAATGCTGGACGCAAAAGCTAAGGGGACGTGTCTTCCACTCACAGGCCAGCTATATATGGGGTATGCGTTGTCCATCGTAACGGCGGCTCTGGACATACTGTTGATGGTCTCGCCGTGGATCATGATGAGAGGCCGAGGACTGAACCCAACGCTTAAGCTGTACATTTACGGTATATTCGGGCTGGGGATTTT CGCAACGATCGCGAACATCATTCGTCTTGTGGCACTCGTCAAACTCAAGAACTCGAATGACCAGCTTC TGGACGCAGCGCCTGTTTTCATGTGGTCTGCCGTCGAGGTCAGCATTGGAATCGTTATTGCTGGACTGATCGAACTCGGCCCGCTTGCTGCCAAACTCGGATTGAAGGGCTTTGAGTCCTATGCccgcctcgacgacttcCACATGCCGACGAAGCCTATCAGTGGCCCGATCATTGAGGAGTATGAAATGGGTAGGGGCAAGATTTGA
- a CDS encoding Alg9-like mannosyltransferase — protein MPPKAAPPEREFVHPEAGHARKKPPSAFAIQPITAFYCFLTANIVSALFAPIQDCDETFNYYEPTHYLSHGYGLQTWEYSPTYAIRSWLYIGLHAFVGNIRRLMPQSTKASDPATRVGEFYFIRYVLAFGCALCQTLLFRVVSLTLNARIGLFFIMATVFSPGNFHASTAFLPSSFAMYMAMLGAASFMNWRGGLKTAQGIFWFAVGGVVGWPFAVALSAPFLVEEALFAVLSDKDRFIEAILRVARGVTAGLIVLFFDGCINTFFYKKIEVAAWNIVKYNIFSETGGPELYGTEPWSFYFRNLALNFNIWFVLALLCLPLFLLQKIVSPSGHGFQTGLRALVFISPFYLWLGIFTLQPHKEERFMYPAYPFLALNAAMSLHILLTAFGNSDPKTLVGKIPAKLKLSLVTLVLLLSFDISLARVYGIWSAYSAPLTLYKPLGAGVSGQQGLGVRGDTVCFGKEWYRFPSSYFLPRDMHAKFVRSEFRGLLPGEFSEARTGFGFWSGTWLPTNGLNDRNEEDMGKYVDQRACGFLVDTQYPERNDILPPNEPDYVADTEHWEVVKCVPFMDAEKTHFLARALWVPDLPFIPEKFQRKWGRHCLLKRRK, from the exons ATGCCTCCAAAAGCAGCCCCTCCTGAAAGGGAGTTTGTTCATCCCGAAGCTGGCCATGCACGAAAGAA GCCCCCCAGCGCCTTCGCGATACAGCCCATCACGGCTTTCTACTGCTTCCTGACGGCCAACATCGTCTCCGCCCTCTTCGCTCCGATTCAAGACTGCGATGAAACATTCAACTACTACGAGCCGACTCATTATTTGTCCCATGGCTATGGACTTCAGACTTGGGAATACTCCCCCACCTACGCGATCCGCAGCTGGCTCTACATTGGACTGCATGCCTTCGTTGGAAATATCCGCCGCTTGATGCCACAGTCCACCAAGGCAAGTGACCCGGCCACCCGA GTCGGCGAGTTCTACTTCATCCGCTATGTCCTTGCCTTCGGTTGCGCTTTGTGCCAGACCCTTCTTTTCCGCGTTGTCAGCCTCACTCTCAATGCGCGCATCGGCCTCTTTTTCATCATGGCCACCGTCTTCAGCCCCGGCAATTTCCATGCAAGCACCGCCTTCCTGCCCTCCAGCTTCGCCATGTACATGGCCATGCTCGGCGCCGCGTCCTTCATGAACTGGCGCGGTGGCCTCAAGACCGCCCAGGGCATCTTCTGGTTTGCCGTGGGAGGTGTTGTGGGATGGCCCTTCGCAGTCGCCCTCTCTGCccccttcctcgtcgaggaggctCTGTTTGCTGTTCTGAGCGACAAAGACCGCTTTATCGAGGCCATCCTCCGTGTCGCCAGGGGTGTCACTGCTGGGCTTATTGTTCTC TTCTTCGACGGCTGCATCAACACCTTTTTCTACAAAAAGATCGAGGTCGCCGCCTGGAATATCGTCAAGTACAACATCTTCTCCGAGACTGGCGGCCCTGAACTCTACGGCACCGAGCCTTGGTCCTTCTACTTCCGCAACCTGGCCCTGAACTTCAACATCTGGTTCGTGCTGGCTCTGTTGTGTCTGCCCCTGTTCCTCCTGCAAAAGATCGTCTCTCCTTCCGGTCATGGTTTTCAGACCGGCCTTCGTGCACTGGTCTTCATCTCGCCCTTCTATCTCTGGCTCGGCATCTTCACTCTGCAGCCGCACAAAGAAGAGCGCTTCATGTACCCGGCCTACCCTTTTCTGGCACTGAATGCGGCCATGTCTCTGCACATTCTTCTCACCGCGTTCGGCAACTCTGATCCAAAGACTCTCGTTGGCAAGATCCCCGCCAAGCTCAAGCTGTCTTTGGTCACCCTTGTACTTCTTTTGTCGTTCGACATCAGCTTGGCTCGCGTTTACGGCATTTGGTCTGCCTATTCCGCCCCACTGACACTGTACAAACCACTGGGAGCTGGTGTCAGTGGACAGCAGGGTCTCGGTGTACGTGGCGACACTGTGTGTTTCGGCAAAGAATGGTACCGCTTCCCGTCATCCTACTTCCTGCCCCGAGATATGCACGCCAAGTTTGTCCGCTCCGAGTTCCGCGGGCTGCTTCCGGGAGAATTCTCCGAGGCCAGGACAGGTTTTGGTTTCTGGAGCGGTACATGGCTTCCTACCAACGGACTCAACGACAGAAACGAGGAAGATATGGGCAAGTATGTCGACCAGCGAGCCTGCGGGTTCCTGGTAGACACACAGTACCCAGAGCGGAATGATATCCTTCCCCCGAATGAGCCGGACTACGTCGCAGACACGGAGCACTGGGAAGTCGTCAAATGTGTCCCCTTCATGGATGCGGAAAAGACGCACTTCTTAGCCAGGGCTTTATGGGTGCCCGATTTGCCCTTCATCCCGGAGAAGTTCCAGAGGAAATGGGGACGTCACTGCCTCCTGAAGCGCAGGAAGTAA
- a CDS encoding Glycosyl hydrolase has product MPSWYNTLVGGQFRSHPCVNDTLCSDAQIARYPPGGNIRPDIITIQNRDHPSTADLPESHNRIDEWYAYKTNPVHDPYYTVLASLEETYIDELTPPEPEHMAPLHPISWYSIYKDVARAFYTGMGHTNDSYYEEYFIKHVTGGLEWVTGA; this is encoded by the exons ATGCCCTCCTGGTACAACACACTCGTTGGCGGCCAG TTCCGCTCCCATCCATGCGTGAACGACACCCTTTGCAGCGATGCTCAGATTGCGAGATACCCCCCCG GAGGAAACATTCGACCCGACATCATCACGATCCAGAACCGTGACCACCCATCCACGGCCGACCTCCCCGAGAGCCACAACCGCATCGACGAGTGGTATGCGTACAAGACCAACCCCGTACACGACCCGTACTACACGGTCCTGGCCTCGCTCGAGGAGACCTACATCGATGAGCTCACCCCTCCGGAGCCCGAGCACATGGCCCCGCTGCATCCGATCTCGTGGTACTCCATCTACAAGGACGTGGCCAGGGCGTTCTACACGGGCATGGGGCACACAAATGATTCTTACTACGAAGAATACTTCATAAAGCATGTCACCGGAGGGTTGGAGTGGGTGACAGGTGCTTAA
- a CDS encoding Alpha beta hydrolase fold protein produces MAEDQNNTTDDAYRVQELPFLSKVRHGATAFAIQNLLVKPALFVRDVKAHIVPPENRPEIVKTYECRPYLPVRIFFPKCHDKTSKDQLPVLFTIHGGGFVVGTPNDTDDWNQTYASVHHSIVIGLNYGKAPANPFPKPIHDCEALFLAALNDESLPLDRTRVALLGWSAGGNLTLAIAQLESVRKHLTCIVPLYPAIDLSITGEMKAQSRRYKPELGGFRAKEVDYLLGMAPTFDWAYKTLGENSRNPLMSPCYATKDALPKRVFIIACELDMLAHEGQRLIHRLADRPPPPAVVGKQETVGKGELIFDDERFHFEVSNADGSLYRWLLVPDTVHGFDQHLSGMVRDPVLIEDAEIKTQKTIKIIGEWVLQAPPVVAT; encoded by the exons ATGGCCGAAGATCAGAATAACACCACGGACGACGCGTACCGTGTCCAAGAGCTGCCGTTCCTGTCAAAGGTCAGGCACGGCGCCACGGCTTTTGCGATCCAAAATCTCTTGGTTAAGCCCGCGCTTTTCGTCCGCGATGTCAAAGCACACATCGTCCCGCCCGAGAACCGGCCAGAGATCGTGAAGACTTACGAGTGCCGACCGTATCTCCCTGTCAG GATCTTCTTTCCCAAATGCCATGACAAAACGTCCAAAGACCAGCTGCCAGTCCTTTTCACCATCCATGGCGGCGGGTTTGTGGTCGGAACTCCCAATGACACTGACGACTGGAATCAGACGTACGCGTCTGTTCATCACTCCATTGTCATTGGACTCAACTACGGCAAAGCTCCGGCCAACCCGTTCCCCAAGCCGATCCACGACTGCGAAGCActcttcctcgccgcttTGAACGACGAGTCTCTCCCCTTGGATCGGACTAGAGTTGCTCTCCTTGGGTGGTCCGCGGGAGGCAACTTGACACTTGCAATCGCACAGCTTGAGAGTGTCAGGAAGCACTTGACTTGCATCGTCCCGTTGTATCCTGCCATCGACCTCTCCATTACAGGAGAGATGAAGGCTCAGTCGCGGCGGTATAAGCCCGAACTAGGTGGCTTCCGCGCAAAGGAGGTCGACTACCTGCTCGGTATGGCCCCGACGTTTGACTGGGCTTACAAGACCCTCGGAGAGAACTCCCGCAATCCTCTCATGAGCCCGTGTTACGCCACAAAAGATGCGCTGCCGAAGCGTgtcttcatcatcgcctGCGAGCTTGACATGCTCGCTCACGAGGGCCAGAGGCTCATTCATCGGCTGGCGGAtcgtccaccgccgcccgctgTGGTCGGGAAACAGGAGACTGTGGGGAAGGGGGAGCTCATTTTTGATGACGAAAGGTTCCATTTCGAGGTGTCGAACGCCGATGGGAGTCTCTACAGGTGGCTTCTGGTACCCGACACCGTCCACGGATTTGACCAGCACCTGTCTGGGATGGTTCGCGATCCCGTGCTCATCGAAGACGCCGAGATCAAGACGCAGAAGACCATTAAAATCATCGGGGAATGGGTTCTGCAAGCACCTCCCGTCGTCGCAACCTGA